In Bosea sp. PAMC 26642, the DNA window CGCCGACGAAGTCGTTCCACCCGGGCTTGTCGCGGAGATCGCTGCGCTCTTCGCGCAGGGAGAACCGGGCGCCGACGCCTACAAGATGAGAATCGCGGAGATTTTTCCCGGCGAGGCTGCCCCCCACCGCTTCGCCTATGCACTTCCGCCGGTGCGGCTCTATCGTCGTGACAAGGGGCGCTATTCGCCTTCGCCGGTGCATGACCGGGTCGAACTGGTTCCCGGCGCTTGCATCGGCCGGCTCAAGGGCACAGTGCATCATTACTCAGTCCGTTCCCTCGGCGAACAGATCGACAAGCTCAATGCCTATAGCGACGCGCAGGCCGACGATCTCGACAAGCGTGGCCTGTCGCTTTCGGTCTTCCGGCTGGTGGCTGAATTTCCGGCCAATTTCCTCAAGGCCTATATCGGCCGCCGCCATGCTCTGCGCGGCGTCTACGGCTTCATGACTGCGATGAACTACGCCTTCTACCGCTATCTGCGCGTCGCCAAGCATTGGGAACGGCGGCTGAGCCGCGGCAATGCGGTCAAGCCGCCGGACCGCGGCGATGACTGAAGTTGCGCTCGTCACGGGCGGCGCACGACGCATCGGCCGGGCTATCGTCGAGGTGCTGGCCCGATCCGGCTATGCCGTCGCCGTCCATTCCAGCAGCGCCTCAAAGCCGGAGGCCGAGGCATTGGCCGACGCATTGCGGCAGGACGGCGCAACGACCTTCGTCATCGCTGCCGACCTCGCCGAGGCCGCCGCCGTCGATACCATCATCCCCGCCGTCGAGGCGGCGCTCGGCCCGGTCACGCTGCTCGTCAACAATGCCTCGAGCTTCCTGCTCGACGACATCCGGTCGCTGGACGTTGCGAACTGGGACCGGCAGTTCTCGATCAACCTGCGTGCGCCATCGGTGCTGGCGGGAGCGATGGCCAATCGCCTGCCCGAGGCCCGCGATGGCGCCATCGTCAACATCATCGACCAGCGCGTCTGGAAGCTGACGCCGCAATATTACTCCTACACCCTGACCAAGGCCGCTCTGCTGACCGCGA includes these proteins:
- a CDS encoding glycosyltransferase family 2 protein; its protein translation is MPPLSIFIIARDEADRIGRTIAAVSSLSDDIVVVDSGSTDDTQAIAEGAGARVIFNPWPGYGQQKRFAEDQCRHDWLLNIDADEVVPPGLVAEIAALFAQGEPGADAYKMRIAEIFPGEAAPHRFAYALPPVRLYRRDKGRYSPSPVHDRVELVPGACIGRLKGTVHHYSVRSLGEQIDKLNAYSDAQADDLDKRGLSLSVFRLVAEFPANFLKAYIGRRHALRGVYGFMTAMNYAFYRYLRVAKHWERRLSRGNAVKPPDRGDD
- a CDS encoding SDR family oxidoreductase, which gives rise to MTEVALVTGGARRIGRAIVEVLARSGYAVAVHSSSASKPEAEALADALRQDGATTFVIAADLAEAAAVDTIIPAVEAALGPVTLLVNNASSFLLDDIRSLDVANWDRQFSINLRAPSVLAGAMANRLPEARDGAIVNIIDQRVWKLTPQYYSYTLTKAALLTATQTMAQALAPRIRVNAVGPGPTLPNPHDGAAAMDAEVAGTLLGRKVDAAEIAEAVLYLARACSVTGQMIAVDAGQHLGWRTPDVVG